One Hippoglossus stenolepis isolate QCI-W04-F060 chromosome 6, HSTE1.2, whole genome shotgun sequence genomic window, aaaaaaaatgtatctttgaattagcattagcattagttTGAGCCCTAATTCCCaatagtttatatttttgtctttacGTATTAAAAATACAACctgaatgtgtttattaaagtgtaaaatgaattaaattgcACACCTTATATGTTTTGCCATCACAcccatcacatcacatctgtaCGTATCTGACTTTATTgaaccagttttttttctgaactATAGTCGACATCGACCAAATCTAAATAAAAGAATCAGAACAGAAGGACCAGTTTAACACGATGATTTATTCACCACCTCGGGCATCAAACGTTGTAAATTCAGTGTCTATTCACATCAGGAGACCAGAGTTTCTTTATGAAGCATAAAAGCAGGAGGCTGAGACACCAGAAGTTTGACCCGGGCCTCCAACACAACCGTCTCCAGCACATCCACCACTTCCAGGCAAAGGAAGGTGGTGTGTGACTTCCACacctccctgtcctccctcttctccttcaccaGCTCCACCGGTGCGTCCTCTGCCGGCTCCTGCTCCGCAAACGGCAGCAAAACCGTCTCCACCAGTCCACTGACCAATCCCAGCATCGCCAGGGTGGAGCCCAGCGTGTAGATCTTCACCATGCCCCAGTTGGGCCTCTGGTTCAGCACCTCCTTAGCGAATGGGATGATCTCACCAATGGTTTGCATATTTGTGCAACTTGTTTGGTCTGTTGATGGAAAGACAGAGATTGAATGCAGGTATTTTTGTTTGACCTAATTAACAAAGAATTGACGATTACCTCACAAACAAAGTGGATAAATTGAAATGTGTCACACGCAGATACTCACTTTGAAGGAGCCGCAAGTTCCTCAGTGTTCGGTCTGATCGGGAATTCCCAGGCAGAGAGACAACAGGCGAACTGGGCCATTTAAGCACAAGTGGAGTCAGGTCAACTCCCACAGTGGAGACgaaatgaatattcatgaggCCACTGGTGCTGCAACTGCTGGTTTGGGAAATGAGGTCTTCTAGGGAAAAGTGAGGAGGTTGCAAGAAGTGACGAGAATATGCAGGTGTcaccagatgtgtgtgtctaGAAGAGCTCCAGCCATCGGGAGTGTAGACgacagatgaataaatgataCAGACACTTAAATCCTGCATGTTTCTGCACATTAAACATCATGAGTTGCAGgttttactcatgttgtggggacttgtcttccttatgtGGACAAAATGCAAGTCCCTATAATGTATAGAGACATAGTTTAGGTTCAGGGTCAGGTTCAGGGTTAGGGCATCATTGTGAGTCACTGTAATGTCCCCTGAAgtcatgatgtgtgtgtgtgtgtgtgtgtgtgtgtgtgtgtgtgtgtgtgtgtgtgtgtgtgtgtgtgtgtgtgtgtgtctgaggctCTCTGCCCTCTGACCTCGTTCCCTCGCTGCAGCAGACGAGGGAGTAAAACTCAGGCGACAAGCGAGTTGTGAAATGCGTCTGATCtttgtcacacacagagagacagaagaacgACAACAACACAAGACGACATGTTGGTTGAAAATctgccaaaacaaaaataaacgtTGCAGGAAAAAACCCAGACAAGGGACCAAAAACAAATCTATTCTCTCAAAATCCACGTGTGAACTTTTGCTCTGTCGTGATGAAATGTGGCTAAATTCAAAAAACAACCCTTGGGTCACATCTGGAGCCGCTGAGATCTCCACGGCTACTCTGCTGGGAAAAGGTTGAGTTTGTTTGGGGACCTTTGCCCCACATCTCCGGGTTCTTCTGCCTGAATGGACGTTCTGTCTGCACTCCGACCCTCATCAAGGGAGCcatgtggggtgggggggggggcagaggaggGGTTTAACATGTGTGCAGATGTGGAAACAGGAGCGAGGGCTGAGGACACACAgggatttgtttgtgtaaaagtACACGTCAAAGTACACGTAATACTTTTCTGTCGTTTCAAAAGCTGATCGTGAGTAGAATCTGTTAAATTTGGTAAATTATTTGAAAGAGACgttttgctttgtttccacATGAGCGTTAGTAAACTGCAGATCACGATATGACCCTGAAACTTATATTTAGAATATTAGTGAGAATATCCAGCTTCATGTCTCCCATGTTTTTGGTGAAAGCTGAAATGTGAGGACATGTATCTCTGAGCTTAGTGTAAATTACCTCCTGCTCTAAATACAACTGCTCTAACTAATCCTGTTATCTAATCTACCGAAGCCGGATAATTGGCTCGGAGGTCGGTTTAATGAGAGAAACATGGTGAGGTCGCAAAATCAGGAACAAAGAG contains:
- the g0s2 gene encoding G0/G1 switch protein 2 encodes the protein MNIHFVSTVGVDLTPLVLKWPSSPVVSLPGNSRSDRTLRNLRLLQNQTSCTNMQTIGEIIPFAKEVLNQRPNWGMVKIYTLGSTLAMLGLVSGLVETVLLPFAEQEPAEDAPVELVKEKREDREVWKSHTTFLCLEVVDVLETVVLEARVKLLVSQPPAFMLHKETLVS